GATGAAGTATTGACCCTCAAATCAGCTCCTGAGGAAGATATTCTAAAGTCTATTTAATTGTTTTAGTAAGAAAGGTTTAATGGAAGTGAAAAGGGGTATCTAAAAAGTATTGTATTGTAACAGTGAAAAAAATGGTAATTGAGAATTAGCACAGGATTTTTTCAATTGCCTTTTTTTCATTACCGAAATGATGATATCTAATCAGCTGGGTAAAAGCTGCAAATAGTGTTAGGAATTCATGCTTTACTGTGATTGTAGGCAAATATTAAAAAGGGTATTCATTTCGCTGAATATAGTGTATAATCATAAATATATATTGCTAATTTAAAATCATTTCAATGTAGATATTAGTGATAAAAAATAGAGTTCCCATCATAGATTGCCAATTCTATACTTAGGGAGTGTGAAGTAACATGGTTACATTATATACCTCACCAAGCTGTACCTCATGCAGAAAAGCAAAAGCATGGTTGGAAGAGCATGAGATAGGATATACAGAAAGAAACATCTTTTCAGAACCGTTATCAATTGAAGAAATTAAAGAAATTCTTCGAATGACAGAAGACGGAACAGATGAAATTATTTCAACACGTTCTAAAACATTCCAAAAATTGAATGTTAACCTAGAATTATTGCCCCTTCAGGAATTATATAAGCTTATCAAAGACAATCCTGGCCTGCTAAGACGTCCAATTATCCTTGATGAAAAAAGACTTCAAGTCGGATATAATGAAGATGAAATTAGAAGGTTCCTGCCGCGTAAAGTTCGTACATACCAATTACGCGAAGCACAGCGGATGGTCAATTAAAATAGGCGTAAGCCCTGCCATTAAATTTGGCGGGGTTTTTATTTTTTATTTGCTAAATAAGCTCATGCAAACCTGCTCGTTTTGAATAGAATAAGGTAACCAGGTAAAATTAAATGGAGTTGCAACTCATACCTATATTTTGTAATATAGTAGGACTATTAGGCAAATGATTGTTTTTTACAACTAGAGGTTTTTTATTTCCCTTCTCAAGGGTTTTATCATAAAATAAAAGAAATAGTTTATTTTTATCCTGCTGCCGGTTACAAGTATTCCTTCGGGGGTAAAGATATCATAAGAGCGTTTATAGCTCGGGGGTAATTATCCCTTCAAAACGAGAAAGAAGGGAGATGGAATTATGGAGATCGAACGCATTAATGAAGATACCGTTAAATTTTATATTTCTTATATAGATATTGAAGAACGCGGCTTTG
The Peribacillus sp. FSL H8-0477 genome window above contains:
- the spxA gene encoding transcriptional regulator SpxA is translated as MVTLYTSPSCTSCRKAKAWLEEHEIGYTERNIFSEPLSIEEIKEILRMTEDGTDEIISTRSKTFQKLNVNLELLPLQELYKLIKDNPGLLRRPIILDEKRLQVGYNEDEIRRFLPRKVRTYQLREAQRMVN